The bacterium DNA window CCTCGGCACTTGGTACACTCGTAGCGTAAGACCTGTTACTTGGCGTACAGGCGCTCCCATTCGGTCAGCTCATCCACACCCGCGGGACGCGGCCCGTAGTGCGGCAGTTCCTGCCCCAGCTCGTAAGCGCCTATATCCGGGGCCTTGCCGCTGAACCCGTCGTTGACACCCGGAATGACCAACCCGGCATCCACGGCCGCCGAGCCGGGGACCGGGCGAAGGTCCTGCGGCTGGCGCTCCGGGAACGGCGGGTCGGGGAACTGCGCCCCCGGCACGAAGACATCCCAGTCAATCTGCACCGAATGCCCGCCGCTCAGCCCGTTCAGCTCGGCCAGTCCGGCGAACTTTTTCAGCCCGAGCAGCCCGGCGCACGGCAGACCGGACGAGCCCACGGCGTTGTAGTCGAAAGTGCAGGTGGAGTTGTACCCCTGCAGTGCCACCGCCTGGCCGTCACCGCTGGAGTAGCGGCCGTGCTTGCCGCCGCCCGGCCCGCCCAGGGCCAGGTTGTTCAGCCAGACCATCCGGAAATACTCGCCCTGCTGGTGGTGCTCCTTGAGCCCGTCCCCGGCCTGCACCGAGGTGTTGTGCAGGAACAGGGCGCCGTAACTTTTGCGCTCCAGCTTGTAGGGGGCCATCCCGGTGTTGTACATCACGTTGCGGATGAAATAGTTGGGCCCGCCCAGGCTGGGCTGGGCGCTGAGGCCCATGCCGCAGTTGGTGATCCGGTTGCGCATGATCCGGCAGTTGCTGAAACTGAAATCGGCTTCGATGGCGTCATCCGGCCCGACCGAGATGTCGTTGTTGTAGATGTCGTCACAGATCTGGTCGTAGACCCAGAGGTCCTCCATCAGCGAGATGCAGTCGCGGTAGCCGTGCACCCGGTTGAAACAGATCACGTTGCCCGGGCCGGTGATCTCGATGCCCTCGCCCTGATTGGCCGCACCGCCCCAGATGCTGCCCGAGCCCATGCTCTCGGGGGCCCAGGGGGTGAGCCAGGATACATCATTATCGGCGATATAACAATTTGTACATCCGGGCGGCTGGTTGGCCGAGATGCCGCTGCGGGAGAACACCTTGCAGCGGCGCACGGTGACATCACGGCAGAAACGGATGTTCACGTTGCCCTGGACCGTGAGGCCCTCGACAATCACATGCCGCCGCTGC harbors:
- a CDS encoding right-handed parallel beta-helix repeat-containing protein — protein: MRRDDWMRITAVALALAAAVFATAVAAQNSTVPGKVGSPYPTVTNLAVEWEIQGDDNLNAVCKIEYRRDGETAWQAGMPLVRVPAGDTEDRTSPQYRWVNKLSGSIFDLRPGTRYDIKLSLRDPDGGKADTLLSVSTRPVPAPAVDGKVIQANPDTFEHLAACAQPGDILVLSPGYYGQWRALCDGAPDRPIVVRADNAHPLIGSTFESVDLQQRRHVIVEGLTVQGNVNIRFCRDVTVRRCKVFSRSGISANQPPGCTNCYIADNDVSWLTPWAPESMGSGSIWGGAANQGEGIEITGPGNVICFNRVHGYRDCISLMEDLWVYDQICDDIYNNDISVGPDDAIEADFSFSNCRIMRNRITNCGMGLSAQPSLGGPNYFIRNVMYNTGMAPYKLERKSYGALFLHNTSVQAGDGLKEHHQQGEYFRMVWLNNLALGGPGGGKHGRYSSGDGQAVALQGYNSTCTFDYNAVGSSGLPCAGLLGLKKFAGLAELNGLSGGHSVQIDWDVFVPGAQFPDPPFPERQPQDLRPVPGSAAVDAGLVIPGVNDGFSGKAPDIGAYELGQELPHYGPRPAGVDELTEWERLYAK